From the genome of Neochlamydia sp. AcF84, one region includes:
- a CDS encoding polyphenol oxidase family protein yields MQRHECNGISWLEFELLAPFKNLTHGVLLRHGGYSADSFASLNMGFSLQNPLENNKVKLNREKVKKIFAFKKLYDCQLEHADKIVEITHKNKGLRPTCDALSTVLHDTVLMITHADCQATIFYDPVQQAIANVHAGWKGNVQNIYGKTVNFMKHHYGSFPDNLHVCISPSLGPYDAEFIHYRQELPPPFWEFQISPCYFDLWTIAKNQLLQAGVLEHHIQIAQISNFSHPEDYFSYRREKITGRHGTFVAIKSS; encoded by the coding sequence ATGCAACGTCACGAATGCAATGGAATATCATGGCTTGAATTTGAACTTTTAGCGCCTTTTAAAAATCTTACTCATGGCGTTCTTTTACGCCATGGGGGATATAGTGCAGATTCGTTTGCAAGCTTAAATATGGGCTTTAGCTTGCAAAACCCCCTTGAGAATAACAAGGTTAAGCTTAATCGCGAAAAAGTAAAAAAGATTTTTGCTTTTAAAAAACTTTACGACTGCCAATTAGAGCACGCCGATAAAATTGTAGAAATTACTCATAAAAATAAGGGTTTAAGGCCTACCTGTGACGCTTTATCAACTGTATTGCACGATACAGTGTTGATGATTACCCATGCAGATTGCCAGGCCACCATTTTTTACGATCCTGTTCAACAAGCTATCGCCAATGTCCATGCGGGTTGGAAGGGAAATGTACAAAATATTTATGGCAAAACTGTAAATTTTATGAAGCACCATTATGGATCTTTTCCCGATAATTTACATGTCTGTATTTCTCCTAGCTTAGGACCTTACGATGCTGAATTTATTCATTATCGTCAAGAATTGCCTCCCCCCTTTTGGGAGTTTCAAATAAGTCCATGCTATTTTGATCTATGGACGATTGCTAAAAACCAACTTTTGCAAGCAGGCGTCTTAGAGCATCATATCCAGATTGCACAAATAAGTAACTTTTCTCATCCGGAAGATTATTTTTCTTATCGTCGTGAGAAGATTACAGGCCGCCATGGAACGTTTGTAGCCATAAAGTCCTCCTAG